One Lepus europaeus isolate LE1 chromosome 7, mLepTim1.pri, whole genome shotgun sequence DNA segment encodes these proteins:
- the RPL27A gene encoding large ribosomal subunit protein uL15: MSQVWLPQNACTGEELSEKPRPKGSEKFQGRCLHGAWVGQWLSVRRRGSQHVKSGWENTQTWRLKSTESEHTVSTTRGAQGQSGVREGVPEAGEAGCLAPPHHGPETTNQQYQARTEHQEQERQKGPRHRVRGGGTRRPCGSARAAPPGRLPRHLGAWPRPVLVTSRDFAQASLFRLGSRHGRWALSCLRFLAGRGFALFSRGSAATCSGRWLGSPGSAWSPGEQDGGREPEAELGAWGRVSDPAFGSRTAARGPGCGPGRDCNFSFAELAREQALVPPGLPPSQGARHWPLLAFLRPYHRDLFPTQPSRLRKTRKLRGHVSHGHGRIGKHRKHPGGRGNAGGMHHHRINFDKYHPGYFGKVGMRHYHLKRNQSFCPTVNLDKLWTLVSEQTRVNAAKNKTGAAPIIDVVRSGYYKVLGKGKLPKQPVIVKAKFFSRRAEEKIKGVGGACILVA; this comes from the exons ATGTCCCAAGTATGGTTGCCGCAAAATGCCTGCACAGGGGAGGAGCTGAG TGAGAAACCAAGGCCGAAGGGGTCAGAGAAGTTTCAGGGAAGATGCTTGCATGGGGCCTGGGTTGGGCAGTGGCTCTCTGTACGGAGGAGGGGGTCACAGCACGTCAAGTCGGGCTGGGAGAACACGCAAACGTGGCGCTTAAAAAGTACTGAGTCGGAGCACACTGTTTCAACTACAAGGGGAGCGCAAGGCCAAAGCGGTGTGCGCGAGGGCGTCCCCGAGGCGGGAGAGGCGGGGTGTCTCGCGCCTCCTCACCATGGCCCCGAGACAACCAACCAACAGTACCAGGCCCGAACAGAGCAccaagagcaggagagacagaagggacCGCGCCATCGGGTGAGGGGCGGAGGAACACGGAGGCCCTGCGGCTCTGCCCGGGCGGCTCCGCCCGGGCGGCTCCCGCGCCACCTAG GGGCTTGGCCCCGCCCCGTGCTCGTTACCTCGCGAGATTTCGCGCAGGCCTCCCTCTTTCGTCTCGGCAGCCGACATGGTAGGTGGGCCCTTTCTTGCCTCCGCTTCCTTGCCGGCCGGGGTTTCGCGCTCTTCTCCCGTGGCTCCGCGGCCACCTGCTCCGGACGTTGGCTAGGTTCTCCTGGCAGCGCATGGTCGCCCGGAGAGCAGGATGGCGGGCGTGAGCCTGAGgcggagctgggagcctggggccgCGTGTCCGACCCGGCGTTCGGATCTCGAACTGCTGCACGCGGGCCGGGGTGCGGCCCCGGGCGAGACTGCAACTTCAGCTTTGCCGAACTTGCTAGAGAGCAGGCCCTTGTCCCCCCAGGCCTGCCGCCCTCTCAGGGTGCCAGGCATTGGCCCCTGCTCGCTTTCCTTCGGCCTTACCACCGGGATCTTTTCCCCACACAGCCATCCAGACTGAGGAAGACCCGGAAACTGCGCGGCCACGTGAGCCACGGCCACGGCCGCATCG GCAAGCACCGGAAGCACCCAGGAGGCCGAGGCAATGCGGGTGGCATGCATCACCACAGGATCAACTTTGATAAATA TCACCCAGGTTACTTCGGGAAAGTTGGTATGAGGCATTACCACTTAAAGAGGAACCAGAGCTTCTGCCCAACTGTCAACCTTGATAAGCTGTGGACGTTGGTCAGTGAGCAGACACGGGTAAATGCTGCCAAGAACAAGACTGGAGCTGCTCCCATCATTGATGTGGTGCGGTCG GGCTATTACAAAGTTCTCGGGAAGGGAAAGCTCCCAAAGCAGCCTGTCATCGTGAAGGCCAAATTCTTCAGCAGAAGAGCTGAGGAGAAGATTAAGGGCGTGGGGGGAGCCTGTATCCTGGTGGCTTGA